The genomic interval aattaagCAGCAATCAGGGGAGTGTGTACAATAGCAGATTATGAATAGACACAGAAAAAGGagtcagagaaggaaaaaagttcaaTAGCAAATTATAGGTGGaacaataagaaaagaaaaaaaaaaaacagaaggaagtgAAATGTAAAGCAAAAGTACTTAATCTAGCTATATGTATTTTCAACATGGACAAAATTTACTGCATCAAAAATAGTCAAAATACATTTGATACTGTTCTGTTATTTTCCATATAAGGAATTGGTGTAGTTGCCATTGTGAAGTTATGCAAAAGATAATGTATTTTATGGTAAAATAGAGGAATGGTGTCCACCTGGTGAAAATTTGGGAAGGTTAGTCCCACTGGGATGAACAGCAACCTAAATTGTAGTTTAAACACTAATGGAGCTACTATTGCTTTCCTTGTTGGTACATCATAGGACCTGCTGTTCCCAGCTGGAGCTAGTCTTTTGCtgacatttcagtattttgccAAATTAGTAGGGCAGTTTTGCTGTAATTGTTTTTGACATTTCAAAGTGAATGGGCTGGTTTTCTATTAAATGGACACAGAGATTAAAAGTTGAATGGGAAATTTTACTAATCTGAGTTTTGGctaggtttggtttttttgtggtttttttttttttaagtactgtcAAAATGCTGTAAATTTGTTCAACTTCCATGTAATTTTCAGGATTGTTGAAATCCAGTAGATAGAACATCCTCATTTTTGTACATGGGCACTGTATAGCTAAAGTCATAATATTGTAAACAGATGAcataaaagacattttccaaAGAACTGGGATTCTTATTTTCCCCAAGACTTTTAATGAGAATGAAGCATCTATATTCCACCACTTGTATTCCAAGTCTTAGTTCAGTTGACTGATTAAAAAGCTTCATTGACTGTTCAAATGTAGGAGGAGATTCTGTTATTCTTTGGAGAATTTTAACCAGCTAGCTCAACTCATCTTGTGTGCTTTTTCTCCCAACCACAAATCTGACTACTGTATTCCAGTGGGCAAAACAGGAGTGGCTTAATGTAGTGTAATTCACTGTGCTACAGGATTTGCTGTATCTAGCTGCCCTCATCTATCCCTCCTACCTTTCTGCATAAGTTTATTCTCGTTGCACAATGCATACTTTCACTTCAGATTGAAATCACCATTACCAAACGAGAAAGTCCTGCTTCCCACATTGCTTTTGCATGCCTGTTCTGGTCCTCGCTGGAGTGGTCTTGCTCACTTCACTAACCCTAAGAAAGTGGCTATTTTTTGGTCACGTTATTGTGTTAAATCTTCACACCAAAGGTCTGGTGAAAGTCGAGGAGGATGGAAGGGTACAACACCTGGTTAAGTTGGCTTGTTTGTCTTGAATTCAAGTCTTCATCTTCAGTGACTGCAGTTCATGAACTGTAGCAGTGAAGTAAGAAGCTTCTGTCCAGAGCAGAAATTGCCAATGTTAAAGAAAACGAACCATGACCCTTTTTCTCTGTCAACAGGTGCTACATGGCAtgaagaatcatagaatggtttgtgtcGGAAGGGATGTTTAAAGGTTGTCTAGCCCAACGCCCCTGCGATGAGCAGGGacatccaacctgaccttgaatgtttccagggatggggcatctgccacctctctgggcaatctgtgccagtgtttcactgCCCTTGTCAtacaaaatttcttcctttcatctagtctgaatctaccctcttttagtttaaaaccatttccCCTTGTCAAGTTTGACCCATCTTTAAGAGTGCATGCTGTTACCAacttcattgaaaaaaaaaaagttgtcagaggttttttaactttttatcaTAGGCTAAAttagcattttctcttttgctatGATTAACCTGCATAAATGTTTATTTGGAAAttgttttacaaaataataTAGAGACTAGCAGAGTTTATAATATTGCTACCCGTCACCCAACAAAATTACAGCACTTAACATCAAAGCTAGAATTAAAATATAACCCAGTGCATTCAGAAGGCTCTGTCAGATAAGTAGAAGGAAATATGTTCATAAGATTAAGTAACAAGATGACTGAAACAGTCAAAAGTTAACACCTGAATAAAGAGCAGGGTATTTGGGAAGATGTGCTTAGGATTTCTGAGAGGAAAATACATCCAAGTTCTCGACTGTGAAAATGATAAGAGTGACAAATTTGTATGTGATAGGAATTAATTGAAGGACATTTACAGTATAGAAAGGGTAAGCTTGAAGTGTTTGAAAGATGGCTTTCAAACCTGGGGTTTCCTTCCTGTTCTCTACACTACGTGGAACAAGTGAGGATAGCAGCAATAATGCTTTTGCTGGCAGATAGGACTGAATAGAaaagtttgttggtttgttgttggtttaaaaaaaaaaaaaaagcaagctttaaATGAACCTGTACTGTTGATCAAAGTAATCAAACAGGTTTGCTCATAACCTGCAGGTAACTaatgcagcttattcacagctGGTAATCTGAGGAAAGACTTggaattttctttcacttccaaatttcaaatacaCTTTTTAGGGGCAGATCAGCCTCAAACGTTCTAGTTAATATAAGTAGGCATCATTAAAACAATAGAATACTCTAAATCATGTTTGGCAACAGCATTGTGGTAAATAATTTGGCAGAGTATTATACTTTCTATTACCTGAAGTGAtcagttatttcatttttggcTCCAATCCCAGTTCAGCTGAAGCCAATAAAAAGCTTGCCATAGACTATGATAGGACCAGAATCAAATGCTTCATGACTCATATTTTCATGAACTGTGGTGAGGAAGTGCACTTCCATTTGGTactttggttttgctcttcTAATGAAttcacaaaaaccccaacaaaaaaaaacccaaaaacctaGAAATACATAATGCTTACGATATTATTCTTCAGAGGATTTAATAAATCACATAGTaggcttttttatttcactgaagcaaaaaccagattgatttatttttctgttcacagAGTCAGTGGCCACTTTTCTGACCCTCAAGTTATTTGCTCTAACTGATAATCTGTTCTGATTTATAAAAAGTTGCATGCTGTAATCTTGTATGATGCTGAAAGGGCTAAGTTTTTGAAAATTGTTCAAGGCAATGGCTAACAGCATTTAGTGTGACCTGTTTAAACCTGTTCTGAGGGAAACAGAATTTATGTACTATGTAATTTTTCCCAGTGTTCTGTTGAGACACTTCAGTTTTCAACTGTCGTAGTAGATCTCTGTTAATTCACTTAAAATCCACTGCCTTTCCTACTGGCCCTTGAAAGAAAGTCTGGAAGTCAAAACACTGATGATTTACATCTGTATACAAATTAGATTAAAGTTGCTGCTGCTTTACTCCTCAAAATCAACCACCACCTCCTCTTCCCACCTAAGGACATTTAAATATGCTGTTTTCTAATAGcaactgcattttcaaaggaaattgcATGTAAAATTTGGAAATGTGGCAACACTTCTGCATTCACAAGTCACCATAGTCTACCtcttgttgatttttttgtctgctAACCCTGATGAATCAGAAGTTCTAAAAAGAGACAAGGTACAAGGTAAGAGTATCTTGGGCCAGGAGTCAAtgtatgaaagaagaaaaactcagCCCAAACAACTGCCATTCAAAGGAATTTTCTCCCTTTACAAGGAGAGGTAAGTTTACATTATTCTCAACTAAATTTTAAACATTGCTccttatttaaaataagcagaatGTGTCTTGCAAATCGTCGTGTTTTGCGCAACCAGTATTTGAATGTCAGTCACTGCATATTTTGAATATCTTCAGGATTTAAGTGCAGCTTCTTTGAGTAAATTTGAAGTGTTATTCCCTACACAAGGTGCAGTTTACTGCCCAAAACGCTATAGCATTATGTTTAACAGTTATACCATGTCAaggttttttattaattatGAAGAACAAGATTTTTGCTTGCATTGCATGGAATCATTTGCAAATGATTTGTAGGAATAGGAGAAGAATCAAATTTCAAGTGATTAAATAGGTTTCTGTACAATTTCTgtagtttatttaaaacatgacTTTGCCAGATGTGTACATCACTGTAGTAACATTACGGAACCTGAACTCTCACAAGCCCTGTGAAATCCCTTTCCTTGAAAGTGCTCCTATCAGTCCCATTAAATTAGCAATTTTTGAGTCCCAGGAAAAATCTAGAGAAAAGCGTGCTCTATAGCTCAAGATGCACattaacaaattttaaaactggtagctaaatgaaaaggaaatatggGAGAAATGTTTTTGCAAGCTTGTAATTCATCATAACTCTGTATTTTGGTTATCAACCGTGATCTCGCACAATccacttatttcagtcttgcagAATAGTAACCTCCAAGaacttaaaaatgctttttcaagtAGGGCAAAAGTGAATTGAAGCTCTCCCAACAAGGGGATTCCCCCATCTCTCAACAAGAAAGAAGCTGCAAAGAGGTTTGCAACTTGTCAAAAGCCAAATCTGAAGCTGAAGCTTTAGCAATAAGAACACAGTCAAACGTCCACTGATACCAGGTGGgttgtatgtatttttcaaaggGCAAGACCTCCTTGTGTAGCATTTTCAATGTACCCTCTTCATATTCCAAGATTTggagcattttcttctttacaaaaGCATTTACAGATTAAAACTCTCACAGCAAATCTCCGCATCTTACTCAACAGCACTAGCAtgttaaaaaacataaaaatcagtgaaatgtTACATATAAATATTCAGCCTTTGAAGTGCATTTTAGGCACCaaattaaaataccttttgCTGCTGCCAGTATTGGTCaaatgggggggtgggggggtggtatTTGTTGCTTCTTAAAAAACTTTACTGCATGTGTCCAACTATATAGCTACTGTAAtacaagaaaacagcagcccgACATGTTCTCTGTGAGACCCTCTAATATGGCTTCCTGTGGCTATGGGAAGCCTTTTCCACTACAGTGCCACTTGACTAGGAGGTAAAGGGACAGCAATGTTGGTCTGTGACTTGCTCCGCAAGATCTGTAGGCCACATAATGCTGGGGGTTGATATTGTAATAAGGTGTAAAATTAAGGGTGGCTACAACTGGAGATACAGAAATTGGGTTGATACAGTTAACCAGTAACTCCCTGAAATTCATGACTATTGCTCTGTGGATACTGGTTATTTACCTAATATGATATTACATTCTACTTAAAAGTATGATTTTGTCATGCCAGTAGGGCAATACATACTGACACAAAGTGCTCCTGTGGGGTAGTTTGGCCTTTGATTCCCCAAGCTAAATGTCTTTTTcaacatttaaatttttaaactgcaagagAAACATTATTTGTGAAAGGTGGGTACTTTTTTAACAAGGGACAAGCCTCTAGCTATTTGCTTAACATCCTCTCTACCTATTCACTTCGACCTGGTGTTTAGTGCTGAACATCAAAACCATTTgataaaaatatactttgtCTGAATGGGTAGTGTGCCATGCAATTAATGGCTCCTTTTCATCCAAAATtgaaagtacaaaaataaaacacattgaGTAGTGTGTTAACCAGCAATGTCTAAAACAAACCATTGTAATCCAGAAGCAgtaatatatatacatttgaAAGATCAAATCATGAAATAGTTTTCATACTCAAATCTATTACTAGAATGAATAGATAATTCAACAGCAATGAAGTGAATATATCAAACAACAAAGCAGACTTCTTACAGTGGTTTAAAGTATTAATAGTCACAAAAAATGGTTAGTGACAATAAAACCAATTAAAATACTGttccttctgaagaaaaaagagatgaaacTATTAATGAAACATCAATAGTATGATGGGATGGCTCAAAGTGCATATAGAAGAGGGTGGCAGTACAAGACTCACTCTTTATGCATTCCCTCCTCTTAGCGCAATAACCTTGTGCAAAGAACAGTCCTGCAGCCTTTGCAACAGATCACCTCTTTTCCCAAATGGGACCTTCACTTGCTCCTAGTTGTGCTAAAGATCTTTCACATTTTTGTAAACTGTCTTGCAATATGCAAGGTAgcacagactttttaaaaaagtttgtTATGTTTCAGTAAtccccccctcaccccagaAGGAGGTTTGTGACTAAGGGGCAGGAAGTGACATAGACTTTTTAAACACCCGAGCCCCTGTTGGGGGCCCTGGATAAGGAGGTGGTGGCACATTGTGTTGTCCATCTGAAGTAACTGCTTGCTCATAAGTTGGTAGTCCTGAATCATCAATTCTGAGAGGAAGTGGgtttaaagaaaattcttcaTGCCTTCTGAAGATGCTAGATGAACTACGTCTTCTTACATAATGCAAGTACCTAAACAAAGTTAACAGCATTATAAATGGCAGCTTCTGttttaaagggaagaaagaatataaagccttacttggaaaaaaaaaacactaaacaaaaaaacaaaccaacccccaaaaaacacaaaaaaaccccacccaaaccccACAACAGAAAACACTTGCCTTCAATGATCATAAAGACCAGAAGCTAAATACTCTCTCCAAACCACAGGGTAAGAATAGCTCAGTAATGTGAAATTTATAGGGAAGAGGCACAGAATCCCCTTGTATTCCTTTCAAGTTTAGGATAAAGGAACAAGCGGGGCTAAAGAATTGGTAAAGAAGTATTTCCTCCAGCCTACTTCATTTCACATCTGAGGTAGACTACATGCCACAAAGAGCATACAACCTACTTCAGAGAGTGAACAGAACACATTAGACTTTCCATTGCAGGCCCCAACCTATTAAAATGATTCCATCTTTTAATAAGAGTATTTTGGAACCAagaacacacacaaagaaaaaaacacccaaaggTATGTCAGCCATGCAAGTGTTGTTTTTACATTGTTATGTTACTAACCAGCATAACTGCTGCTAGTGTCACGTAACTTTGGTTCCAGAAAACTAAAAACTAGAAATCCCATTGGATTCTCTGAGAATACAGTTAGACCAACGCAGAGTGGTTTTTAAATTCCACTCTTAAGCAAGAGTTTGTTTTGgcgttttttgttttgttttttttttaaagcagtgaaaTTCCTTACCGTGGTGGTTGCCTTGATTTGCATCTACTTTTGCAGCAGTAGAAGATAAGCAGTGCAATTATAACTAACAGTACTCCAGCAGCAACTAGACTGATGAGAAGTCCTGTAACATTAATCTTTTGTAGTGCCTCATCACCTGAAGATAAAACATTGGTTATTTTCATTATGCATTCTTTCCATCTACATAGTATACTGTATACACTGTAAAATACTAATTTCACTGTGCTATAAGCCTGTTCCTTTCCACCAGTATCTAGCTTGCTGTGCGAAGCCATAGTATCTGTGCAACACAACCCAAGAGCATCATTCACAGTCATCTTTAAAGCAAAAGTGAGTAAATACTCCCTTTTCTGTACATAAAACTGTTGAGATGTCCGTCTTCTAACGCCTTCCAAATATTACTTCGTGTACTTGTGACCTTGATCAGGCTGTAGATCTTCCCTCAAGTCATACTGAccatttttctaataaaacatCTGGCATAAGACTACTCTGAACCTAAATCAGACTGTTATATTACTATTAAAGAAagagggggcagggagaggagaggaacaAACACAACCAAACCACAGAAAGCAGCTACAGAATTACTGCAA from Haliaeetus albicilla chromosome 16, bHalAlb1.1, whole genome shotgun sequence carries:
- the PRRG4 gene encoding transmembrane gamma-carboxyglutamic acid protein 4, coding for MFAFLIVLCQLHVMMFAFPHCTGRLNNLKQPERKDVFTSEKEANLFIGRHLLNNRFDFEAFTADNLERECFEELCNFEEAREVFEDPNKTMDFWNDYSTKGPKIKIGDEALQKINVTGLLISLVAAGVLLVIIALLIFYCCKSRCKSRQPPRYLHYVRRRSSSSIFRRHEEFSLNPLPLRIDDSGLPTYEQAVTSDGQHNVPPPPYPGPPTGARVFKKSMSLPAP